The Linepithema humile isolate Giens D197 chromosome 7, Lhum_UNIL_v1.0, whole genome shotgun sequence genome has a window encoding:
- the LOC105673597 gene encoding uncharacterized protein isoform X2, which translates to MPIKRILNMQKASEKKCRKRVIIIRFIIKNNRIKRMKQTGSNIPLHQAEEVACSSNESNKFESVQRILQDQEHVIQDLKRKCEALGEKQNLCEKELRAKKEKIQNLEARLSKMQKNTSVLPLKEVKEQAKSHRPVAIVPIFQFAN; encoded by the exons ATGCcgattaaaagaatattaaacatGCAAAAAG cttccgaaaaaaaatgtcgaaaaagGGTGATTATCATTAGGTTCATCATAAAAAACAATCGCATTAAACGGATGAAGCAAACAGGAAGTAATATTCCATTGCATCAAGCAGAAGAG GTGGCCTGTTCGAGCAATGAAAGTAATAAGTTCGAAAGTGTGCAGCGTATCCTGCAGGATCAGGAACACGTCATCCAAGATCTGAAACGGAAATGTGAGGCATTgggagaaaaacaaaatttatgcgAGAAGGAATTGcgtgcaaaaaaagaaaaa atcCAAAATTTAGAGGCAAGATTAAGCAAG ATGCAAAAGAATACAAGTGTGCTTCCTCTCAAGGAAGTAAAG gAACAAGCGAAATCGCATCGCCCGGTAGCGATTGTGCcaatatttcaatttgccaattaa
- the LOC105673597 gene encoding uncharacterized protein isoform X3: MPIKRILNMQKASEKKCRKRVIIIRFIIKNNRIKRMKQTGSNIPLHQAEEQVACSSNESNKFESVQRILQDQEHVIQDLKRKCEALGEKQNLCEKELRAKKEKIQNLEARLSKEQAKSHRPVAIVPIFQFAN; this comes from the exons ATGCcgattaaaagaatattaaacatGCAAAAAG cttccgaaaaaaaatgtcgaaaaagGGTGATTATCATTAGGTTCATCATAAAAAACAATCGCATTAAACGGATGAAGCAAACAGGAAGTAATATTCCATTGCATCAAGCAGAAGAG CAGGTGGCCTGTTCGAGCAATGAAAGTAATAAGTTCGAAAGTGTGCAGCGTATCCTGCAGGATCAGGAACACGTCATCCAAGATCTGAAACGGAAATGTGAGGCATTgggagaaaaacaaaatttatgcgAGAAGGAATTGcgtgcaaaaaaagaaaaa atcCAAAATTTAGAGGCAAGATTAAGCAAG gAACAAGCGAAATCGCATCGCCCGGTAGCGATTGTGCcaatatttcaatttgccaattaa
- the LOC105673597 gene encoding uncharacterized protein isoform X1, with the protein MPIKRILNMQKASEKKCRKRVIIIRFIIKNNRIKRMKQTGSNIPLHQAEEQVACSSNESNKFESVQRILQDQEHVIQDLKRKCEALGEKQNLCEKELRAKKEKIQNLEARLSKMQKNTSVLPLKEVKEQAKSHRPVAIVPIFQFAN; encoded by the exons ATGCcgattaaaagaatattaaacatGCAAAAAG cttccgaaaaaaaatgtcgaaaaagGGTGATTATCATTAGGTTCATCATAAAAAACAATCGCATTAAACGGATGAAGCAAACAGGAAGTAATATTCCATTGCATCAAGCAGAAGAG CAGGTGGCCTGTTCGAGCAATGAAAGTAATAAGTTCGAAAGTGTGCAGCGTATCCTGCAGGATCAGGAACACGTCATCCAAGATCTGAAACGGAAATGTGAGGCATTgggagaaaaacaaaatttatgcgAGAAGGAATTGcgtgcaaaaaaagaaaaa atcCAAAATTTAGAGGCAAGATTAAGCAAG ATGCAAAAGAATACAAGTGTGCTTCCTCTCAAGGAAGTAAAG gAACAAGCGAAATCGCATCGCCCGGTAGCGATTGTGCcaatatttcaatttgccaattaa
- the MED25 gene encoding mediator of RNA polymerase II transcription subunit 25 isoform X2 — translation MVTGPSEHGIQADVIFVIEGTAVNGAYLNDLKTNYVIPTLEYFSQSGIEDREYVSESSTTLYGIVVYHAADCLPSPCTETLGPYSNPHKLLMVLDKLEMVGGKGESYANIGEGLATGLQCFEDLQQRREPNTASQKHCILICNSPPYQTMIQESFKFAGNTIEQIAGIYQERNINISILSPRKIPALYKLFEKAGGDLQSSQTKNYAKDPRHLVLLRNYNLKERPISPQIGGNVHNTAATTAQIPLSPLQSNDSPNTNQVQQNIAPPNQQQGPPFRNQAPQNIASVHQTVTPSMAAPMNAARPPYNPQIIAAPPNYHPTGVNIATRPRWMRPFIAPGATAPANTQGSALIAQLTQPPSSLGLNATAFGQRLDAGNNVMATNPQQQQQQQLTQQQQQLRLTMLQQNAQQQASMSMAAQPNHSQSGSQLTVSCISQSVPTQVPQTVTASQQAPVSVSSITQQITHSQTQGNVSTGNVQLQQLVPRDRTHIWQGVVEWIEKAKTDAAKQTRHVPCQISLNPKEGDSGELKADTWPQKLLMQLMPKTLIGNIGNTFLKNSKSVLFHPTPCEALESLTKMMTNGFAGCVHFTSNTNGPPCDIKVLILLYTTEKKAYLGFIPNDQTAFVDRLRKVIQQQKTSHATIKQGQPNAGPGNTIPTPMPTAGTQGGILMSQTNTMAMGGGQITQNVVSSNAPPQTLTSSSGPQAQINMQNSGISGPQSNTGAGGMIGQQRPQFDDIEMARHQNLLKIQHLRQTLEAAQQQEAQYKSQLEVNIQQNLELAQQQEMQYKQQLEAQQAQRGLNQAAMSNQQANTQRLMRPVSTNNLGLRHLLQQPQPQYRQFGVQQQQMVGPRGQIATRPIAPGNTQNQQFDDVTNYDFLG, via the exons ATGGTAACAGGACCTTCTGAACATGGAATACAAGCTGATGTTATATTCGTCATTGAAGGAACGGCTGTTAATGGCGCATACCTTAATGATCTTAAAACAAATTACGTAATTCCAACACTAGA ATATTTTAGTCAAAGTGGCATAGAAGATAGGGAATATGTTTCTGAA AGCAGCACCACATTATATGGAATAGTTGTTTATCATGCTGCCGATTGTTTACCATCACCTTGTACAGAGACTCTTGGACCTTACTCTAACCCTCACAAATTACTGATGGTTTTAGATAAACTGGA gATGGTGGGTGGAAAAGGAGAGTCTTATGCAAACATCGGTGAAGGCCTTGCGACAGGATTACAATGTTTTGAAGATTTACAACAGAGACGAGAACCAAACACAGCATCGCAGAAACATTGTATCTTAATATGTAATTCACCTCCATATCAAACTATGATTCAAGAATCTTTCAAGTTTGCTGGTAATACTATTGAACAAATAGCCGGTATTTATCAAGAG AGAAACATTAACATCTCTATATTATCACCGAGAAAGATTCCGGCATTATACAAGCTATTTGAGAAAGCTGGTGGTGATTTGCAATCATCGCAAACAAAGAACTATGCTAAAGATCCGCGGCACTTGGTGCTTCTGCGAAATTACAACTTAAAAGAACGACCTATCAGTCCGCAAATAGGTGGTAACGTTCACAACACTGCAGCTACTACGGCGCAAATTCCATTGAGTCCGTTGCAGAGCAATGATAGCCCTAACACTAATCAAGTACAGCAGAATATTGCTCCACCGAATCAGCAACAAGGTCCACCTTTCAGAAATCAAGCGCCTCAAAATATCGCCTCCGTACATCAGACCGTAACGCCGTCTATGGCAGCACCGATGAATGCCGCACGACCACCTTATAATCCTCAGATTATAGCTGCACCACCAAATTATCATCCAACGGGAGTGAACATAGCAACGAGACCCAGGTGGATGCGACCATTTATAGCACCGGGTGCGACTGCGCCTGCAAATACACAAGGTAGCGCATTAATAGCGCAACTAACGCAGCCGCCTTCATCGTTAGGACTTAATGCAACTGCATTTGGCCAAAGATTAGATG CTGGTAATAATGTTATGGCGACTAATccgcaacaacagcagcaacagcaacttacacagcagcagcaacagctgCGATTGACAATGTTACAGCAAAATGCCCAACAACAAGCCTCCATGTCTATGGCTGCTCAACCGAACCACAGCCAGTCTGGATCTCAACTTACTGTATCATGTATTAGCCAGTCTGTACCCACACAAGTGCCACAGACTGTCACAGCATCGCAACAAGCGCCAGTTTCAGTGTCTTCTATTACGCAACAGATCACTCATTCTCAAACACAA GGAAACGTATCCACTGGTAACGTGCAACTTCAACAACTTGTACCACGCGACAGGACACATATCTGGCAAGGTGTTGTGGAATGGATCGAAAAGGCGAAAACAGATGCTGCAAAACAAACAAGACATGTACCATGTCAAATATCACTTAATCCGAAAGAAGGGGATTCGGGAGAATT aaAAGCAGATACATGGCCGCAAAAATTGCTGATGCAATTGATGCCGAAAACACTGATAGGAAATATCGGTAATACTTTTCTAAAGAATTCTAAATCCGTTCTCTTTCATCCAACACCATGTGAAGCATTGGAGTCCCTGACAAAAATGATGACCAATGGATTC gcTGGTTGCGTTCATTTCACCTCTAATACAAATGGTCCCCCTTGCGACATAAAAGTGCTTATACTTTTGTACACTACAGAGAAAAAGGCGTATCTAGGTTTCATTCCGAATGACCAAACTGCTTTCGTGGACCGTCTTCGTAAAGTAATACAACAGCAGAAAACAAGTCACGCTACTATAAAGCAGGGACAA cCTAATGCTGGACCAGGAAATACAATTCCCACACCGATGCCTACTGCAGGTACACAAGGAGGTATCTTGATGTCACAAACGAATACTATGGCGATGGGCGGTGGCCAAATAACGCAAAACGTCGTATCTTCTAATGCTCCTCCACAAACTTTAACTTCATCCAGTGGTCCACAGGctcaaataaatatgcag AATAGCGGAATTAGCGGACCTCAATCGAACACTGGCGCTGGAGGCATGATCGGTCAACAACGGCCACAGTTTGATGATATAGAAATGGCAAGGCATCAAAATTTGCTAAAGATTCAACATTTAAGACAAACATTAGAAGCTGCACAGCAACAAGAGGCGCAGTACAAATCTCAATTAGAAGTGAAC ATTCAGCAAAATCTGGAATTGGCCCAGCAACAAGAAATGCAATACAAGCAACAACTCGAG gCTCAACAAGCGCAGAGAGGTCTTAATCAGGCAGCAATGTCCAACCAACAAGCAAATACTCAAAGATTAATGCGTCCTGTGTCCACTAACAACCTTGGTCTCAGACACTTATTACAACAG ccACAACCTCAATATAGACAGTTCGGAGTGCAACAGCAGCAAATGGTGGGTCCGAGAGGACAAATAGCAACGAGACCAATCGCGCCTGGCAATACACAAAATCAGCAGTTTGACGACGTAACGAATTATGACTTTCTTGGTTGA
- the MED25 gene encoding mediator of RNA polymerase II transcription subunit 25 isoform X1, whose product MVTGPSEHGIQADVIFVIEGTAVNGAYLNDLKTNYVIPTLEYFSQSGIEDREYVSESSTTLYGIVVYHAADCLPSPCTETLGPYSNPHKLLMVLDKLEMVGGKGESYANIGEGLATGLQCFEDLQQRREPNTASQKHCILICNSPPYQTMIQESFKFAGNTIEQIAGIYQERNINISILSPRKIPALYKLFEKAGGDLQSSQTKNYAKDPRHLVLLRNYNLKERPISPQIGGNVHNTAATTAQIPLSPLQSNDSPNTNQVQQNIAPPNQQQGPPFRNQAPQNIASVHQTVTPSMAAPMNAARPPYNPQIIAAPPNYHPTGVNIATRPRWMRPFIAPGATAPANTQGSALIAQLTQPPSSLGLNATAFGQRLDVAGNNVMATNPQQQQQQQLTQQQQQLRLTMLQQNAQQQASMSMAAQPNHSQSGSQLTVSCISQSVPTQVPQTVTASQQAPVSVSSITQQITHSQTQGNVSTGNVQLQQLVPRDRTHIWQGVVEWIEKAKTDAAKQTRHVPCQISLNPKEGDSGELKADTWPQKLLMQLMPKTLIGNIGNTFLKNSKSVLFHPTPCEALESLTKMMTNGFAGCVHFTSNTNGPPCDIKVLILLYTTEKKAYLGFIPNDQTAFVDRLRKVIQQQKTSHATIKQGQPNAGPGNTIPTPMPTAGTQGGILMSQTNTMAMGGGQITQNVVSSNAPPQTLTSSSGPQAQINMQNSGISGPQSNTGAGGMIGQQRPQFDDIEMARHQNLLKIQHLRQTLEAAQQQEAQYKSQLEVNIQQNLELAQQQEMQYKQQLEAQQAQRGLNQAAMSNQQANTQRLMRPVSTNNLGLRHLLQQPQPQYRQFGVQQQQMVGPRGQIATRPIAPGNTQNQQFDDVTNYDFLG is encoded by the exons ATGGTAACAGGACCTTCTGAACATGGAATACAAGCTGATGTTATATTCGTCATTGAAGGAACGGCTGTTAATGGCGCATACCTTAATGATCTTAAAACAAATTACGTAATTCCAACACTAGA ATATTTTAGTCAAAGTGGCATAGAAGATAGGGAATATGTTTCTGAA AGCAGCACCACATTATATGGAATAGTTGTTTATCATGCTGCCGATTGTTTACCATCACCTTGTACAGAGACTCTTGGACCTTACTCTAACCCTCACAAATTACTGATGGTTTTAGATAAACTGGA gATGGTGGGTGGAAAAGGAGAGTCTTATGCAAACATCGGTGAAGGCCTTGCGACAGGATTACAATGTTTTGAAGATTTACAACAGAGACGAGAACCAAACACAGCATCGCAGAAACATTGTATCTTAATATGTAATTCACCTCCATATCAAACTATGATTCAAGAATCTTTCAAGTTTGCTGGTAATACTATTGAACAAATAGCCGGTATTTATCAAGAG AGAAACATTAACATCTCTATATTATCACCGAGAAAGATTCCGGCATTATACAAGCTATTTGAGAAAGCTGGTGGTGATTTGCAATCATCGCAAACAAAGAACTATGCTAAAGATCCGCGGCACTTGGTGCTTCTGCGAAATTACAACTTAAAAGAACGACCTATCAGTCCGCAAATAGGTGGTAACGTTCACAACACTGCAGCTACTACGGCGCAAATTCCATTGAGTCCGTTGCAGAGCAATGATAGCCCTAACACTAATCAAGTACAGCAGAATATTGCTCCACCGAATCAGCAACAAGGTCCACCTTTCAGAAATCAAGCGCCTCAAAATATCGCCTCCGTACATCAGACCGTAACGCCGTCTATGGCAGCACCGATGAATGCCGCACGACCACCTTATAATCCTCAGATTATAGCTGCACCACCAAATTATCATCCAACGGGAGTGAACATAGCAACGAGACCCAGGTGGATGCGACCATTTATAGCACCGGGTGCGACTGCGCCTGCAAATACACAAGGTAGCGCATTAATAGCGCAACTAACGCAGCCGCCTTCATCGTTAGGACTTAATGCAACTGCATTTGGCCAAAGATTAGATG TAGCTGGTAATAATGTTATGGCGACTAATccgcaacaacagcagcaacagcaacttacacagcagcagcaacagctgCGATTGACAATGTTACAGCAAAATGCCCAACAACAAGCCTCCATGTCTATGGCTGCTCAACCGAACCACAGCCAGTCTGGATCTCAACTTACTGTATCATGTATTAGCCAGTCTGTACCCACACAAGTGCCACAGACTGTCACAGCATCGCAACAAGCGCCAGTTTCAGTGTCTTCTATTACGCAACAGATCACTCATTCTCAAACACAA GGAAACGTATCCACTGGTAACGTGCAACTTCAACAACTTGTACCACGCGACAGGACACATATCTGGCAAGGTGTTGTGGAATGGATCGAAAAGGCGAAAACAGATGCTGCAAAACAAACAAGACATGTACCATGTCAAATATCACTTAATCCGAAAGAAGGGGATTCGGGAGAATT aaAAGCAGATACATGGCCGCAAAAATTGCTGATGCAATTGATGCCGAAAACACTGATAGGAAATATCGGTAATACTTTTCTAAAGAATTCTAAATCCGTTCTCTTTCATCCAACACCATGTGAAGCATTGGAGTCCCTGACAAAAATGATGACCAATGGATTC gcTGGTTGCGTTCATTTCACCTCTAATACAAATGGTCCCCCTTGCGACATAAAAGTGCTTATACTTTTGTACACTACAGAGAAAAAGGCGTATCTAGGTTTCATTCCGAATGACCAAACTGCTTTCGTGGACCGTCTTCGTAAAGTAATACAACAGCAGAAAACAAGTCACGCTACTATAAAGCAGGGACAA cCTAATGCTGGACCAGGAAATACAATTCCCACACCGATGCCTACTGCAGGTACACAAGGAGGTATCTTGATGTCACAAACGAATACTATGGCGATGGGCGGTGGCCAAATAACGCAAAACGTCGTATCTTCTAATGCTCCTCCACAAACTTTAACTTCATCCAGTGGTCCACAGGctcaaataaatatgcag AATAGCGGAATTAGCGGACCTCAATCGAACACTGGCGCTGGAGGCATGATCGGTCAACAACGGCCACAGTTTGATGATATAGAAATGGCAAGGCATCAAAATTTGCTAAAGATTCAACATTTAAGACAAACATTAGAAGCTGCACAGCAACAAGAGGCGCAGTACAAATCTCAATTAGAAGTGAAC ATTCAGCAAAATCTGGAATTGGCCCAGCAACAAGAAATGCAATACAAGCAACAACTCGAG gCTCAACAAGCGCAGAGAGGTCTTAATCAGGCAGCAATGTCCAACCAACAAGCAAATACTCAAAGATTAATGCGTCCTGTGTCCACTAACAACCTTGGTCTCAGACACTTATTACAACAG ccACAACCTCAATATAGACAGTTCGGAGTGCAACAGCAGCAAATGGTGGGTCCGAGAGGACAAATAGCAACGAGACCAATCGCGCCTGGCAATACACAAAATCAGCAGTTTGACGACGTAACGAATTATGACTTTCTTGGTTGA
- the LOC105673599 gene encoding RING finger and transmembrane domain-containing protein 2-like has translation MTENRSIEEAVRDTCNPTMAHVSNSIENRQIEELSNNIRYTFSNISPETFNLGVRPTERSRIFANNISSTIEGICPLIQQAAPNISLTSLLTLQHQVQPITLPNDSYVINLEEPSTNTASSHNESSHNNHHHHHITTISNDVSNNMQETENEIENQNNNSDASENTIIDNNGQISPEARTLLKQLQQYVPFVTILFAKSLYDHRTRILMYIVLLVTFIHANNDLKREITKQHNRNWSLLMLIVGYITACIVFVSYTFDLHILAPYAEPLTLWDLLCYVIVMDFFLKLITIICKVLLTCLPVRLLAFQNRGKYYLMVEATSQLYRCAAPIQPWLYYLFETYQGPEKIVGIFFSVMYSMSKGSDLLGRLKLFRTAICKLFRNENFGVSPSIEQLIASGGICAICHEEYTTPVRLHCKHIFCELCVLTWLDRERSCPLCRASITDDPIYRDGHTTHFIQLY, from the exons ATGACAGAAAATAGATCAATCGAAGAGGCTGTAAGAGATACTTGTAATCCAACAATGGCACAtgtatcaaattcaattgaaaATAGACAAATTGAAGAATTGTCCAATAATATTCGGTACACATTCTCAAACATAAGTCCAGAAACGTTTAATTTAGGTGTCAGACCGACAGAACGTTCtagaatatttgcaaataatatctCCTCTACCATCGAAGGAATTTGTCCTCTCATACAACAAGCTGCG cCAAACATATCGTTGACGTCACTCTTGACTCTTCAACATCAGGTGCAGCCAATTACATTACCAAATGACAGTTATGTAATTAATCTTGAAGAACCTTCGACAAATACTGCAAGTTCTCATAATGAATCCTCACATAACaatcatcatcatcaccaTATAACAACAATATCGAATGATGTCTCCAACAATATGCAGGAAACTGAAAACGAAATTGAAAATCAGAATAATAATAGTGATGCCTCAGAAAATACTATTATCGACAACAATGGACAGATAAGTCCGGAAGCTCGGACATTACTGAAACAACTCCAACAATATGTTCCATTTGTCACCATTCTTTTCGCAAAGAGTCTTTATGATCACAGGACTAGGATACTCATGTATATTGTACTACTTGTCACGTTTATTCACGCTAATAACGATCTCAAGCGTGAAATTACCAAACAGCATAATCGAAATTGGTCGTTGCTCATGTTGATCGTTGGTTATATCACTGCTTGCATTGTGTTCGTCAGCTATACGTTTGACTTACATATACTTGCGCCCTATGCCGAACCGTTGACACTTTGGGATTTGCTCTGTTACGTCATAGTAATGGACTTCTTCCTTAAGCTCATCACCATCATTTGCAAAGTTCTCTTGACTTGTCTACCTGTACGATTACTGGCATTTCAAAATCGA GGAAAGTATTACCTTATGGTGGAAGCAACGTCACAACTTTATCGATGTGCCGCTCCCATTCAGCCCTGGTTGTACTATCTGTTCGAGACGTACCAAGGTCCAGAGAAAATTGTAGGGATTTTCTTCTCAGTAATGTATAGTATGAGTAAAGGCAGCGATCTATTGGGTCGACTCAAATTGTTTCGCACTGCTATATGCAAACTGTTTCGAAATGAG aattttggGGTATCTCCGTCAATAGAACAATTGATTGCGTCCGGTGGTATATGTGCCATTTGTCATGAAGAATACACCACGCCAGTTAGGCTTCATTGCAAGCATATTTTTTGTGAGCTATGTGTCTTGACATGGCTAGATAGAGAGCGATCGTGTCCGCTATGTCGTGCGTCCATCACAGATGATCCAATTTATCGAGACGGTCATACGACACACTTTATTCAATTGTATTAa